TCCCCAAGGGTGAGATCGGCGTCATGCCGATGCCCTCCACCACGCTCGGCCTGATGCCCAAGGACATGAAGATCGGCGTCACCCCGATCGCGGGCCCTGACGGTGGCGAGTCGACGTTCGTGGGCGGCGACTCCGTCGGCATCTCGGCCACCTCCAAGAACCCCGACGCGGCCTGGGACTTCCTGTCCTGGACGGTATCCGACGAGGCCCAGGTGGAGGTCATGGCCAAGAACAAGGACGTGCTCGCGCGCACCGACCTGGCCGGCAACAAGTACTCCGCCGAGGACCCGCGCGTGGTGCTGATCAACTCGCTGGTGGCCAAGGGGCAGACGCCGTACGCGCTGCGCTTCGGCCAGACGTTCAACGACCCGCAGGGGCCGTGGCTCCGGATGGCCCGCGAGGCCGTGTTCGGTGACGCCTCGAAGGTCCCCCAGCTCAACGCCGAGATCACGAAGTCGCTGCAGCAATGACCTTGACGATCACGCGATCCGGGCGGCGGCCGGCGCACACCGCGCCGTCCGCCCGGTGGCGGAGCAGGAAGGTCCAGGGCTGGCTCTACGCGGCCCCGACGGCCGTCATCGTGGGAGTGCTCTTCATCGCACCCCTGGCGCTGGTCGTCTGGATGTCGCTCAACCGCTGGCCCCTGCTCGGCCAGGCCACGTTCAACGCCCCCGACAACTACCTGAAGATCGGCGACAACCCCCTCTTCATCGACGCGGTCCTCTTCACGCTGAAGTACACCGCCATCACGACGGTCCTGCTGTCGGCCGTCGCGCTCGGCCTGGCCCTGCTGGTGCAGGACCGCAGGCCGGGCATCGGCTTCTTCAGGACCGCGTTCTTCCTGCCCGGCGCCGTCGGCTTCGCCGCCGCCGGTCTGCTGTTCTACGGGATGCTGAACAACGACTTCGGCCCCATCGACCCCCTGCTCCAGGCGCTGCACATCACCAGCGAGCCGGTCAAGTGGATCGGCACGCCCAACATGGCGCTGTTCTCGACGATCGCGCTGGTGCTGTGGCGCTTCGCCGGGTTCAACATGCTCATCCTGCTGACCGGCCTGCAGGCGATACCGACCGAGGTGTACGAGGCCGCCAGGAGCGACGGCGCGAACCGCCGGCAGGTGTTCACCAAGATCACGCTGCCGCTGCTGCGCCCCACGCTCGCGCTGATGCTGATCCTCAGCGTCACCGGCTCGCTGCTGGCCTTCGACCAGTTCTTCGTCTTCACCAACGGCGGCCCGGACAACAGCACGGTCTCGATGGTCATGGTCGTCTACCGGGACGCGTTCTTCCGCTTCGACCTCGGCGGCGCTGCGGCGCTCTCGGTCGTCCTGCTCGTCGCCCTCGTCGGGCTCAACACGGTGATGATGCGGAGGCTGCGATGAGCCGGTACCTCACGCTGTCCGCCCTGGCGGTGCTGTTCCTGTTCCCGCTGGTGTGGAGCGGCTACGCCTCGCTGGAGGAGCCGTCGAACTACCTGGAGATGGCCCGCTTCGGCGAGGGGCTCGGCACGTACGCGACCAACAGCGTGCTGGTGTCGGTCATGACCGTGGCAGGCACGCTCGTGATCTCCGCGCTCGGCGGCTACGGCTTCGCCCGCTTCGACTTCCCGGGCAAGAACGTGCTGTTCCTGGCCACGCTGGCGATCCTCATGGTGCCGTACGCGACGATCCTGATCCCGCTCTACGTCCTGCTCGGCTACCTGGGGCTGCAGAACTCGCTAGTCGGCCTGTCGCTGGTGTTCGTCATGTTCCAGCTCCCGTTCGCGCTGTTCATGATGCGCAACGCGTTCGAGGCGCTGCCACGCGAGCTGGAGGAGGCGGCGCTGGTGGACGGGTGCGGCACGTTCAGGGCGTTCGCCAGGATCCTGCTGCACGCCGTGCGGCCCGCGCTGATCACGGTGGGCCTGTTCGCGTTCCTCGCCTCCTGGAACGACTTCTTCGCACCGTTGATCCTGCTCAACGACGGATCCTCGTTCACCCTGCCGGTGGCCGTGGTCAGCATGACGCAGCACACGTTCGGCGCGATCGACTACGGCATGCTCCAGGCCGGCGTCATGGTCATGGCGGTCCCCTGTCTCATCCTCTTCATCGTGTTGCAGCGCCACTACGTGCGCGGATTCATGTCAGGAGCTCTGCGTGGCTAACCCTGTCCTGCCCTCATCGGGCGTCCTGTCCCCCCTCGGCCTCGACAAGGTACGGCTGAACCCGGGCTTCTGGGGCGACCGGGCCGCGCTCAACAGCGAGGTGACCATCGCCCACTGCGTGGAATGGGAGGAGCGCGAAGGCTGGATACCCAACTTCCGGGGGGTGCGTCCCCGCAGGGGCAGGGAGTTCAGCGACTCGGAGACCTACAAGCTGCTGGAGGCCATGGCCTGGGCCGACCATCCGGGGCTGCCCGCGCTGGCCGAGACGGTGGCCCAGGCGCAGGAGGGCGACGGCTACATCAACACCCGCTGGTCCGGCAGCCGTTACACCGACTTCGAGTGGGGCCACGAGCTCTACTGCTACGGCCACCTCATCCAGGCCGGGGTCGCCCGGCTGCGCATGCACGGCGAGGACCGGCTGACCCAGGTGGCGGTACGGGCCGCCGACCACGTCTGCCGCCGCTTCATGCAGGGCACCGAGACCTGCGGGCACCCCGTGATCGAGATGGCGCTCGTCGAGCTCTACCGCGTCACCGGCGCCGGGCGCTACCTGGAGATGGCCCGCCGCTTCGTCGAGCGCCGCGGACTGCCCGCGCTCGCCGACATCCCCTTCGGCCGCGGCTACTACCAGGACGACATGCCGGCCAGGCAGGCGCAGGTGTTCCGCGGGCACGCGGTGCGCGCACTCTACCTGGCCTCCGGTGTGGTCGACGTGGCCGTCGAGACCGGCGACCAGGAGCTGCTGAAGGCGGTCGAGGCGCAGTGGGAGCGCACGATCGCCCGCCGCACGCACCTCACCGGCGGCATGGGCTCGCGCCACATCGACGAGTCGTTCGGCGACGACTACGAGCTGCCGCCGGACCGGGCCTACAACGAGACCTGCGCGAGCATCGCCTCCATCATGCTGGCGCACCGGCTGCTGCTGGCCACGGGCGACGCCCGGTACGCCGACCTGGCCGAGCGGACCATGTACAACATGCTCGCCACGGGGGTGGCGCTGGACGGCAAGTCGTTCTTCTACGCCAACCCGCTGCAGGTGCGGGTGCCCGCGACGCCGCTCGAAGGCGTCAACCACGCCGCCGAGGGCGGGCTCCGCTCGCCCTGGTTCGACGTGGCCTGCTGCCCGCACAACATCGCCCGGACGCTGGCCTCGCTGCCCGCCTACCTCGCGACCTCGTCGGCCGACGGCATCCAGATCCACCACCACACGCCGTCGGAGATCCGGCACGACGGGCTGGCGGTGCGGGTGGAGACCGGCTACCCGTGGCGCGGCTCGGTGACCGTCCGGGTGCTCGAGGGCGGCGAGGGCCGGATCGGCCTGCGCGTCCCGGCCTGGGCCACGGACGCCACGCTGGCGCACGTCCCGGCGTCCGCGCCGGACGCGCCGCTGGAGGAGAGCCCGGCGGTCCGTCCCGTCGATCCCGGCTACGCCTATGTCGAGGGTCCGTGGCGGGCCGGTGACGAGATCCGGCTGGAGTTGCCGATGGCGCCCCGGTGGACGTACCCCGACCGGCGGATCGACGCGCTGCGGGGGAGCGCGGCGGTGGAGCGGGGGCCGCTGGTCTACTGCGCGGAGTCGGTGAGCGACGAGCCGCCGCTCGGCGACCTGACCGCGCGCGTCCAGCCGCCCGTGGAGCGCGCGGCGGACGGCGTCGTGGAGCTGGAGGTCGAGGCGTCGCTCGGGTCCGGAGACGGCAATGGCTGGCCGTACGCGCCCGCCTCCGACGGGCGGGCGAGCGGCACCGACGTCACGCTCCGGCTGGTGCCCTACCACCGGTGGGGCAACCGCGGTCCCGCGACCATGCGTGTCTGGCTACCGATCTAGGAGAGGCAAGTGCGTAAACCGTTGGTGTGCTTAGCTGTGTTAACGCTCACAGCTTCGCTTGCCGGGTCACCCTCGTACGCCGCGCAGGACAGTCTCGGCATGCCGGTGTTCACCGGCGCCGATCCCGTGCCCGCCGAGCCCGTGGCGTACCACCCGCGCAAGATGATGGACGAGATCTACCGGAAGGAGAAGGGCGGCGACTCGTACTGGATCGACCGCATGCTGGCCCGGCCGGGCGACGATCCGGCGGGCACGTGGTTGATGTCGCGTGGGCGGGCGCTGTTCATGAAGGAGCATGATCCGTCGGTCATCGGTTTCGGCGGGTACGTGGCCTATTGGGAGAGCATCGACAACCGCGGCGCGTACGAGATCTCGCTGGGCGGCGAGCTGAAAGAGGACGTGGCCAAGCGGCTGCAGATGCCCAGCCACTGGACCGGCCAGTACGCGGGCGACGGCCTGTCGGTCGGGGTGAAGAAGTTCATCACGCACGAGAACGTGGCCGTGACGACGCTGGAGATCACCAACACCGGGTCCGCCGCGCGTTCGGTGCCGATCACCGTGACCTCGCCCTACACCAGGACGGCGGACGGCGACCGGGAGCTGACCGGCGCCGTGTTCGCCAAGAACAGGCTGACCACGATCTTCCCCCGGCTCAGCGGTGACGGGCTGAAGGTCGCCGACGGCGCCCTGAAGGGCTCGGTGACGGTCGAGCCGGGCAAGACCGTGCGGACCAAGGTGCAGATGGGCTTCGTCACCGAGGAGCTCCCCGGGTCGCGGGCCGAGTACGACGGTTACAAGGGGCGCTCGCCGCAGGACGCGCTGCGCCGCCAGCTCCAGGACTACAACGCCTGGTGGGCCGAGAACGTCCCCTACATCGACGTGCCCGACGAGAACATCAAGAAGTTCGTGTACTACCGCTGGTGGCTCATGCGCTTCAACTTCCTCGACGCCGACATCCCCGGGAACGACTTCCAGTTCCCGACCTCGGTCGAGGGGGCGCTGGGCTACAACAACGCGATCGTGCTGACCGTGCCGATGTTCCTGCAGGACCTCAAGTACCTGCGCAACCCGATCTACTCGTACGGGCCGTGGGTGTCGGTGGGCGAGGTCTCGCGTAACTCGAAGTACACCGACAATCCGGGCGACCCCGAGAACTGGTCGAACAGCTACACGCAGTACATCTCGGCCTCTGCGCTGGAGAGCTACCAGATCCACGGCGGGCAGCCGTCCATCCTGCGCAACCTCGCCCGCTACGCCGAGAAGGACGTGTACGGCCAGCTCAACGCGTACGACTCCAACAAGAACGGGGTCATCGAGTACGACCGGGAGTACATGACCGGCAACGACGCCGACGCGGTGTCGTTCCACTACTACGGGCGGGCCAACGAGCGGCTCGAAGGCGCGTACGTGTACGCCAACGCGATGGCGGCGGCGCAGGCGTACGAGCTCACGGGCGACTCCGCCAAGGCGGCCGAGATGCGCGGTGTGGCCGACAAGGTCAAGAACGGCATCCTCACGCTGCTCTGGGACGACAAGGACAAGCTGTTCAAGCACCGCGACCTCCAGACGGGCAACCTGATCCCGTGGAAGGAGTCGAACAACTACATCCCGTACGCCACCGGGCTCGTGCCGACGGACGACCCGAAGTACCGGGAGGCGCTGCGGCTGTGGACCGACCCCGCGGAGTACCCGATATTTCCGGCGTACACCGCCAACCAGAAGGACAAGGCGGAGGCCGCGGCCGCCGGGAACCCCGGCTCCAACAACTTCTCGCAGATCAACTCCACCCGGAACTTCGCGCTGTTCTCCAAGGCGCTGAGGCAGTACACCTCGCCGTACATCACGGCTGACCAGTACAAGCAGCTCCTGTACTGGAACGCCTGGTCGCAGTACATCGGCGGCGACACCCGCTACCCCGACGCCAACGAGTTCTGGGCCGACTGGGACCCCGCGACCAAGAGCATCGGCTACCGCTCCTGGATCCACCACACGATCCTGGGCAGCAGCAACTGGACGGTCATCGAGGACGTCATGGGCCTGCGCCCACGTTCGGACGGCAAGGTCGAGCTCTGGCCGGTGGACATCGGCTGGGACCACTTCACCGTCAACGGCATCAACTACCGGGGCAGCGACCTGACCATCGTCTGGGACAAGCCGGGCGACGGGACCAGGCACTACGCCGGGGTGCCCGAGGGGTACTCGATCCTGATCGACGGCAAGCGCAAGGTCACCCTGTCCGGGCTCGCGCACGCCGTGTGGGACCCGGCGACCGGCCAGGTCGAGGGCGGCCAGGTCGTCCACTCGGAGAAGGCCGGATCGATGAAGGCACCGGCCCAGGTCAAGCTGACCGGTGACCGCATCGAGGACCTGTTCCAGAAGGCCGGCGTGGACCTGCGCTCCGACCGCCCCAATTTGGTCAGGTCCGCCACCGCCTCCTTCGGCGACGCGGCGGGCGCGGCCGACGGGTTCACGATCAACGAGCCGTACTGGGGCAGCAAGGGCTCGGGCAAGGCGCAGGACTGGCTGGAGGTGGATCTCGGCTCGGCCCAGCAGGTGGACCTCGTGAAGCTGTACTTCTTCAACGACCGCAAGGCGGCCGGGTACCGCGAGCCCGCGTTCTACCAGCTGCAGTACCAGGACGGCGACGCGTGGAAGGACGTGCCGAACCAGGCGAAGAAACCCGTCTATCCCCGCGCGAACCTCAACGAGGTGCGCTTCCCGGCCGTCACGGCGCAGAAGCTGCGGGTGCTGGTCACACATCGGCCCGGGTACGCCACGGGGCTGAAGGAGGTGCAGGCGTACCGGACGGGCGCGGACGCCGGCTCGGTCGCCAACCGGGCCCCGTACGTGGTGGCCGTCGTCGATCCCGCCTTCAGCCGCCCAGGCCAGGCCAGGATCGACGCGGTGGCCAAGGACGACGCGCTGCCGTCGGGCAGGCTGACCACCCAGTGGGCCAAGGTCGACGGTCCGGGTGAGGCGTTCTTCACCGACCCGACGGGCACGAGCACGGTCGTCTCGTTCTCCGATCCGGGCACGTACCGGCTGAAGCTGACCGCCACGGACGGCGCGAAGAGCACCTCGACGACCGTGACCGTCGCCGCGACGGCCCAGGCCGCGCAGGTGAACGTGGCCCCCAAGGCCACGCCCACCGCCTCCTACACCTCGCCGTGGGAGAAGGTCGCCGCGATCAACGACGGCATCGACCCGCCGCGCTCCAACGACGGGTCCAACCCGCGCTGGGGCACCTGGCCGCAGCAGGACACGCAGTGGGTGCAGCTCGAATGGCCGTCGCCGGTGCGGTTGAACAAGGCCGACGTGTACTTCTTCGACGACGGCGGCGGCGTGCGCGTGCCCGCCTCGTGGAAGATCCAGCAGTGGGACGGCGACTCGTTCGAGGACGTCACCGGCGTCGCCTCGTACCCCAAGGCGATCGACGCCTACAACACCGTCTCGTTCGACACGGTCACGACCTCGAAGCTGCGCGTGCAGCTCGAGGCCGACGGGGCGTCGGTGGGGCTGCTGGAGGTCAAGGCCTTCGAGGTCCCGCCGGACTCCGTGCGCCCCGTGCACGTCCCCACCCTGGTCGGCGCGCTGCCCAAGCTGCCGGCCACCGTGGAGACCCTGTACGCGGACGGCGCCCGCAGCTCGGCCGCCG
The nucleotide sequence above comes from Nonomuraea helvata. Encoded proteins:
- a CDS encoding sugar ABC transporter permease, translated to MTLTITRSGRRPAHTAPSARWRSRKVQGWLYAAPTAVIVGVLFIAPLALVVWMSLNRWPLLGQATFNAPDNYLKIGDNPLFIDAVLFTLKYTAITTVLLSAVALGLALLVQDRRPGIGFFRTAFFLPGAVGFAAAGLLFYGMLNNDFGPIDPLLQALHITSEPVKWIGTPNMALFSTIALVLWRFAGFNMLILLTGLQAIPTEVYEAARSDGANRRQVFTKITLPLLRPTLALMLILSVTGSLLAFDQFFVFTNGGPDNSTVSMVMVVYRDAFFRFDLGGAAALSVVLLVALVGLNTVMMRRLR
- a CDS encoding carbohydrate ABC transporter permease, whose amino-acid sequence is MSRYLTLSALAVLFLFPLVWSGYASLEEPSNYLEMARFGEGLGTYATNSVLVSVMTVAGTLVISALGGYGFARFDFPGKNVLFLATLAILMVPYATILIPLYVLLGYLGLQNSLVGLSLVFVMFQLPFALFMMRNAFEALPRELEEAALVDGCGTFRAFARILLHAVRPALITVGLFAFLASWNDFFAPLILLNDGSSFTLPVAVVSMTQHTFGAIDYGMLQAGVMVMAVPCLILFIVLQRHYVRGFMSGALRG
- a CDS encoding glycoside hydrolase family 127 protein, encoding MANPVLPSSGVLSPLGLDKVRLNPGFWGDRAALNSEVTIAHCVEWEEREGWIPNFRGVRPRRGREFSDSETYKLLEAMAWADHPGLPALAETVAQAQEGDGYINTRWSGSRYTDFEWGHELYCYGHLIQAGVARLRMHGEDRLTQVAVRAADHVCRRFMQGTETCGHPVIEMALVELYRVTGAGRYLEMARRFVERRGLPALADIPFGRGYYQDDMPARQAQVFRGHAVRALYLASGVVDVAVETGDQELLKAVEAQWERTIARRTHLTGGMGSRHIDESFGDDYELPPDRAYNETCASIASIMLAHRLLLATGDARYADLAERTMYNMLATGVALDGKSFFYANPLQVRVPATPLEGVNHAAEGGLRSPWFDVACCPHNIARTLASLPAYLATSSADGIQIHHHTPSEIRHDGLAVRVETGYPWRGSVTVRVLEGGEGRIGLRVPAWATDATLAHVPASAPDAPLEESPAVRPVDPGYAYVEGPWRAGDEIRLELPMAPRWTYPDRRIDALRGSAAVERGPLVYCAESVSDEPPLGDLTARVQPPVERAADGVVELEVEASLGSGDGNGWPYAPASDGRASGTDVTLRLVPYHRWGNRGPATMRVWLPI
- a CDS encoding Ig-like domain-containing protein, producing MPVFTGADPVPAEPVAYHPRKMMDEIYRKEKGGDSYWIDRMLARPGDDPAGTWLMSRGRALFMKEHDPSVIGFGGYVAYWESIDNRGAYEISLGGELKEDVAKRLQMPSHWTGQYAGDGLSVGVKKFITHENVAVTTLEITNTGSAARSVPITVTSPYTRTADGDRELTGAVFAKNRLTTIFPRLSGDGLKVADGALKGSVTVEPGKTVRTKVQMGFVTEELPGSRAEYDGYKGRSPQDALRRQLQDYNAWWAENVPYIDVPDENIKKFVYYRWWLMRFNFLDADIPGNDFQFPTSVEGALGYNNAIVLTVPMFLQDLKYLRNPIYSYGPWVSVGEVSRNSKYTDNPGDPENWSNSYTQYISASALESYQIHGGQPSILRNLARYAEKDVYGQLNAYDSNKNGVIEYDREYMTGNDADAVSFHYYGRANERLEGAYVYANAMAAAQAYELTGDSAKAAEMRGVADKVKNGILTLLWDDKDKLFKHRDLQTGNLIPWKESNNYIPYATGLVPTDDPKYREALRLWTDPAEYPIFPAYTANQKDKAEAAAAGNPGSNNFSQINSTRNFALFSKALRQYTSPYITADQYKQLLYWNAWSQYIGGDTRYPDANEFWADWDPATKSIGYRSWIHHTILGSSNWTVIEDVMGLRPRSDGKVELWPVDIGWDHFTVNGINYRGSDLTIVWDKPGDGTRHYAGVPEGYSILIDGKRKVTLSGLAHAVWDPATGQVEGGQVVHSEKAGSMKAPAQVKLTGDRIEDLFQKAGVDLRSDRPNLVRSATASFGDAAGAADGFTINEPYWGSKGSGKAQDWLEVDLGSAQQVDLVKLYFFNDRKAAGYREPAFYQLQYQDGDAWKDVPNQAKKPVYPRANLNEVRFPAVTAQKLRVLVTHRPGYATGLKEVQAYRTGADAGSVANRAPYVVAVVDPAFSRPGQARIDAVAKDDALPSGRLTTQWAKVDGPGEAFFTDPTGTSTVVSFSDPGTYRLKLTATDGAKSTSTTVTVAATAQAAQVNVAPKATPTASYTSPWEKVAAINDGIDPPRSNDGSNPRWGTWPQQDTQWVQLEWPSPVRLNKADVYFFDDGGGVRVPASWKIQQWDGDSFEDVTGVASYPKAIDAYNTVSFDTVTTSKLRVQLEADGASVGLLEVKAFEVPPDSVRPVHVPTLVGALPKLPATVETLYADGARSSAAVTWQQVTADQVKTGGTSFTVVGLAEGVRRPAEATVYVRTTSAVTITSIAEEAVTTRAGVAPSLPGTVVATYNDGSKDSSVAVTWEAISPDKYAQPGTFTVNGQVPGTAVAAKVTVTVE